From the Carassius gibelio isolate Cgi1373 ecotype wild population from Czech Republic chromosome B25, carGib1.2-hapl.c, whole genome shotgun sequence genome, one window contains:
- the ckap5 gene encoding cytoskeleton-associated protein 5 isoform X4, with translation MGDDSEWMKLPIDQKCEHKIWKARLNGYEEALKLFQKIEDEKSPEWGKYLGLIKKFVTDSNAVAQLKGLEAALAFIENAHVAGKTAGEVVSGVVGKVFNQPKARAKELGADICLTYIEIEKAEVVQDELIKGLDNKNPKIVVACIETLRKALCEFGSKIITLKPVVKVLPKLFESREKAVRDEAKLLAVEIYRWIRDALRTPLQNINSVQLKELEEEWVKLPTAAPKQTRFLRSQQDLKAKFEQQQAAGGDEADGDDDDEVDAAPVDPYELLEAVEILSKLPKDFYEKIEAKKWQERKEALEAVEALTKNPKLESGDYGDLARALKKVIGKDANVMLVAMAAKCLAGLATGLRKKFGTYAGHVVPTILEKFKEKKPQVVQALQEAIDAVFLTTTLQNISEDVLAVMDNKNPSIKQQASLFLARSFRHCTPSTLPKSVLKPFCAAFLKQVNDSAPEVRDAAFEALGTALKVVGEKAVNPFLADVDKLKLDKIKECADKVELVGKKGGGGGAGGEKKVKAAAKAPPPVEAPAKPSGPPKKAAPAKAAGPPKKGKPASAPSAKSKKASETKEIVETELSPEVCEEKAAAVLPASCMQLLDSGNWKERLASMEEFQRAVEQMDKSEMPCQALVKMLAKKPGWKETNFQVMQMKLHIVGLIAQKGSFSKTSALVVLDGLVDKIGDVKCGSNAKEALTAIGEACSLPWTAEQVVSMAFTQKNPKNQAETLNWLANAMKEFGFAGINVKAFISNVKTALGATNPAVRTSAITLLGVMYLYMGAPLRMFFEDEKPALLSQIDAEFEKMQGQSPPAPIRGTKKAGAEEEGDAAEEVEVDGGAGDIMDLLPRTDISDKITSDMVSKISDKNWKIRKEGLDEVAAVISEAKFIQANIGELPMALKGRLSDSNKLLVQQALNILQQIATAMGPSLKQHVKNLGIPIITVLGDSKSNVRAAALSTLNVWVEQTGMKEWLEGEDLSEELKKENPFLRQEMLGWLAEKLPTLRTVPADLMLCVPHLYACLEDRSGDVRKKAQDALPTFMMHLGYEKMSKAAGKLKPASKDQVVGMLEKARAVMPAKPAAPAKAAASKPPASSAPAAKPAPAPARNQSPIEDFSEPEPKPDTKKAKPAGPAAKKGVVGKKPPVKAGAKDEEDKSGPIFILVPNGKEQRIKEEKALKILKWNFITPRDEYVEQLKTQMSTCLPKWLQDELFHFDFQRHVKAIGAMIEHMEAECEAVIGCLDLILKWFTLRFFDTNTSVLMKALEFLKLLFTMLSRKNYQLNDYEASSFIPYLILKVGESKDVVRKDVRAILTILCKVYAASKVFPFLMEGTKSKNSKQRCECLEELGCLIENFGMNVCQPTPAKALKEIGVHIGDRDTTVRNAALNTVLAAYNACGDQVFKLIGNLSEKEMSMLEERIKRSAKKTPAASAKQERPQREHPTNPNSTLLRKPAQEEVPNKLSQARAQNAHLEQSAPSIPKEFQLDLEVFENNHTCASDIPDLVQHKLDEVLEPVMIPERKLRSVSPHFDDIHNSSASTINFVISQVASGDINTSIQALAQIDEVLRQADKAEAMSGHIDQFLIATFMQLRLIYNTHMADDRLDKKDIFKLYSCIIGNMLSLFSIESLAREASMGVLKDLMHGLITLMLDSRVEDIEDGQQLIRSVNLLVVRVLEKSDQTNILSALLVLLQDSLISTAGSPMFSELVMKCLWRMIRFLPQTINSINLDRILLDVHNFMKVFPKEKLKQLKSDVPHRTLKTLLHTLCRLTGAKILDHMSMIENRNESELEAHLRRVVKHSANLSGLKSDKSTEKGALRSDDKVIKAKVSDILSEIFKKIGSKENTKEGLTELYEYKQKYSDADLEPFLRNTSQFFQSYVERGLRMIESEREGKGRIQTSTVIPQHSTDSYLPSSSTVPISSNGEDLNAAAYYERLKILRQRRGLENSTPEEDRPPLSSLRPSVASSTDMLHSKLSQLKESREHFQQEQSHSRSPSRSSSPASNLDDLKKRLERIKSNRQ, from the exons ATGGGGGATGACAGTGAATGGATGAAGTTACCCATCGACCAGAAATGTGAACACAAG ATTTGGAAAGCGAGATTAAATGGATACGAGGAAGCATTGAAGCTCTTCCAGAAGATAGAAGATGAGAAGAGCCCAGAATGGGGCAAATACCTTGGACTTATCAAGAAATTTGTAACAGATTCAAATGCCGTAGCCCAACTCAAAGGACTGGAGGCAGCACTTGCTTTTATCGAGAATGCACACGTGGCTGGCAA GACAGCAGGAGAAGTGGTTTCTGGTGTGGTCGGCAAAGTCTTCAACCAGCCCAAAGCGCGAGCCAAGGAGCTGGGAGCTGATATCTGTCTCACTTACATAGAGATTGAGAAAGCAGAGGTGGTCCAGGATGAGCTGATCAAAGGACTGGATAACAAGAATCCCAAGATTGTTGTCGCTTGCATTGAGACGCTAAGGAAAGCACTTTG tgAATTTGGATCGAAGATCATAACTCTCAAGCCTGTTGTGAAAGTGTTGCCAAAATTGTTTGAGTCTCGAGAAAAGGCAGTTCGAGATGAGGCCAAATTGCTGGCGGTGGAGATCTATAGATGGATCCGTGATGCGCTGCGGACTCCCCTCCAGAATATTAACTCTGTACAG TTGAAAGAGTTGGAGGAAGAATGGGTCAAACTGCCAACTGCAGCTCCTAAGCAGACCAGGTTCTTGCGCTCTCAGCAGGACCTTAAGGCCAAGTTTGAACAACAGCAGGCTGCAGGAGGAGATGAGGCAGACG GAGACGATGATGATGAGGTTGACGCTGCTCCGGTGGATCCTTATGAGCTTTTGGAAGCTGTCGAGATCCTTTCTAAACTTCCTAAAGACTTTTATGAGAAAATT GAAGCAAAAAAATGGCAGGAGAGGAAGGAAGCGTTGGAGGCAGTGGAGGCTTTGACTAAGAACCCAAAACTAGAGAGCGGAGACTATGGGGACCTGGCTCGAGCGTTAAAGAAG GTTATTGGGAAAGATGCCAATGTGATGCTAGTGGCCATGGCAGCCAAATGCTTGGCTGGACTGGCAACAGGATTGAGGAAAAAGTTTGGGACATATGCAGGTCAT gtgGTGCCAACCATCTTGGAGAAGTTCAAGGAGAAGAAACCTCAGGTGGTTCAGGCCTTGCAGGAAGCCATTGATGCAGTCTTCCTTACT ACAACCTTGCAAAATATCAGTGAGGATGTTCTGGCAGTGATGGACAACAAGAACCCGTCCATCAAGCAACAGGCTTCACTGTTCCTCGCCAGAAGCTTCCGTCACTGCACCCCGAGCACATTGCCAAAAAGCGTTCTGAAGCCCTTCTGTGCAGCGTTCCTCAAG CAAGTGAATGATTCTGCTCCGGAGGTTAGAGATGCTGCTTTTGAGGCTTTGGGGACGGCCTTGAAGGTAGTTGGGGAGAAAGCAGTTAACCCATTCCTGGCTGACGTTGATAAACTCAAGTTGGACAAG ATAAAAGAATGTGCTGATAAAGTGGAGCTTGTTGGAAAGAAAGGAGGTGGTGGTGGCGCTGGAGGAGAGAAGAAAGTGAAAGCTGCTGCAAAAGCACCTCCACCTGTTGAAGCACCTGCCAAACCATCTGGGCCTCCTAAGAAAGCTGCTCCTGCAAAG GCTGCAGGACCTCCCAAGAAGGGCAAACCTGCCTCTGCCCCAAGTGCAAAGTCCAAGAAAGCTTCagagacaaaggagattgttgagACGGAGTTATCG CCTGAAGTTTGTGAGGAGAAGGCTGCCGCTGTGCTCCCAGCCTCCTGTATGCAGCTGCTGGACAGCGGTAACTGGAAGGAGAGACTTGCTAGCATGGAAGAGTTTCAGAGG GCTGTGGAGCAGATGGACAAATCTGAAATGCCGTGCCAGGCATTAGTCAAGATGCTAGCTAAGAAACCTGGATGGAAAGAGACCAACTTTCAG GTTATGCAAATGAAACTCCACATTGTGGGCTTAATTGCACAAAAGGGATCATTCTCAAAGACATCAGCATTGGTGGTTCTGGATGGTCTGGTTGATAAGATTGGAGATGTGAAGTGTGGAAGTAATGCTAAAGAGGCTCTCACTGCGATTGGGGAGGCCTGTTCTCTGCCGTGGACTGCTGAGCAG GTTGTCTCTATGGCTTTCACTCAGAAAAACCCTAAAAACCAAGCCGAGACTTTGAATTGGTTGGCCAATGCCATGAAGGAGTTTGGATTTGCAGG AATAAATGTCAAGGCGTTCATCAGCAATGTCAAAACTGCTCTGGGTGCCACAAATCCT GCTGTGAGGACATCAGCGATCACTCTGTTGGGAGTCATGTATCTGTACATGGGCGCTCCTCTTCGTATGTTCTTTGAAGACGAAAAACCAGCCCTCCTTTCACAGATTGATGCAGAGTTTGAAAAG ATGCAGGGTCAGTCTCCTCCCGCCCCCATCCGTGGCACCAAAAAAGCAGGAGCAGAAGAGGAGGGAgatgctgctgaagaagtggagGTGGACGGTGGAGCCGGAGACATCATGGACTTGCTGCCCAGAACTGATATCAG TGATAAAATCACATCGGACATGGTGTCAAAGATCAGCGACAAGAACTGGAAGATAAGGAAGGAGGGGCTTGATGAGGTGGCAGCAGTCATTTCTGAGGCCAAATTCATCCAGGCCAACATCGGTGAGCTGCCGATGGCACTGAAGGGTCGTCTCAGTGATTCCAACAAACTACTg GTCCAGCAGGCTCTCAATATTCTGCAGCAGATCGCCACTGCCATGGGTCCCTCTCTCAAGCAGCATGTCAAGAATCTGGGAATTCCAATTATTACGGTTCTTGGTGATAGCAAG TCCAACGTCCGTGCTGCTGCCTTGTCAACGCTGAACGTATGGGTGGAGCAGACTGGAATGAAGGAGTGGCTTGAAGGAGAGGACCTATCAGAAGAGCTCAAGAAGGAAAACCCCTTCCTCAGACAGGAA aTGTTGGGCTGGCTTGCTGAGAAGCTGCCCACACTGCGTACGGTGCCCGCAGACCTTATGCTGTGCGTGCCTCACCTGTACGCCTGCCTGGAGGACCGCAGCGGCGATGTGCGCAAGAAAGCTCAGGATGCGCTTCCCACCTTCATGATGCACCTGGGCTATGAGAAGATGAGCAAGGCTGCCGGCAAATTAAAG CCAGCCTCAAAGGACCAGGTGGTCGGCATGCTGGAGAAGGCCAGGGCCGTGATGCCAGCCAAGCCTGCAGCTCCTGCCAAAGCTGCAGCTTCCAAACCTCCCGCCTCCAGCGCCCCTGCTGCCAAACCAGCCCCAG ctCCAGCCAGGAACCAAAGTCCCATTGAAGATTTCAGTGAACCTGAACCCAAACCAGACACTAAGAAAGCTAAACCAGCAGGTCCTGCAGCTAAAAAG GGTGTTGTGGGTAAGAAACCTCCAGTTAAGGCTGGTGCAAAAGATGAGGAGGACAAATCTGGCCCCATCTTCATCCTCGTTCCCAATGGCAAAGAGCAGAGGATCAAGGAAGAGAAGGCATTGAAG ATTCTCAAGTGGAACTTCATCACTCCTCGTGATGAGTATGTGGAGCAGCTGAAGACACAAATGTCCACATGTCTGCCCAAGTGGCTGCAAGATGAACTTTTCCACTTTGACTTTCAACGCCATGTAAAAGCTATTGGAGCCATGATTGAG CACATGGAGGCCGAGTGTGAGGCTGTGATTGGCTGTCTAGATCTGATATTAAAGTGGTTCACTTTACGATTCTTTGACACAAACACCAGTGTGCTGATGAAAGCCCTGGAGTTCCTAAAGCTGCTCTTCACCATGCTGAGCAGGAAGAACTACCAGCTCAATGACTATGAGGCCTCCTCTTTCATCCCCTACCTGATCCTCAAG GTTGGCGAGTCAAAGGATGTGGTGCGTAAAGATGTCAGAGCTATTCTGACAATTCTGTGTAAAGTCTATGCGGCCAGTAAAGTCTTCCCTTTCCTTATGGAAGGGACCAAATCAAAGAACTCCAAGCAGAGATGTG AATGTCTTGAAGAGCTCGGCTGCCTGATTGAGAACTTTGGTATGAATGTGTGCCAGCCAACTCCAGCCAAAGCACTTAAAGAAATCGGCGTTCACATCGGAGACCGTGACACCACAGTCCGCAACGCTGCGCTCAATACAGTCTTGGCCGCCTACAACGCCTGTGGAGACCAAGTCTTTAAACTCATTGGCAAT cTGTCTGAGAAAGAAATGAGCATGCTGGAGGAGAGAATCAAACGTTCAGCCAAGAAAACACCTGCAGCATCAGCCAAACAGGAGCGACCTCAGAGAGAGCATCCCACCAATCCCAATTCTACTTTATTGCGCAAGCCTGCTCAAGAGGAAGTGCCCAACAAACTCAG TCAAGCTCGGGCGCAGAACGCTCACTTGGAGCAGTCGGCTCCGTCCATCCCAAAGGAGTTTCAGCTGGATCTGGAGGTGTTCGAGAACAACCACACATGTGCCAGCGACATCCCTGACCTGGTGCAGCACAAACTGGATGAAGTTCTGGAGCCGGTCATGATTCCGGAGCGCAA GTTGCGTTCGGTCTCTCCTCATTTTGATGACATTCACAACAGCAGTGCCTCCACCATCAACTTCGTCATCTCTCAGGTGGCCAGTGGAGACATTAACACCAGTATCCAAGCCTTGGCACAG attgATGAGGTCCTGAGGCAGGCGGACAAAGCGGAAGCCATGTCTGGACACATCGACCAGTTCCTCATCGCCACCTTCATGCAGCTGCGGCTCATTTATAACACGCACATGGCCGACGATCGGCTGGACAAGAAAGACATCTTCAAACTCTACAGCTGCATCATAGGAAACATGCTTTCT CTGTTCTCAATTGAGAGTCTGGCACGGGAGGCCTCCATGGGCGTCCTGAAGGACCTGATGCACGGACTGATCACGCTGATGTTGGACTCCAGAGTGGAGGACATCGAGGACGGACAGCAGCTCATTCGCTCTGTCAACCTGCTCGTGGTTCGAGTGCTAGAGAAATCTGACCAGACCAACATCCTGAG TGCTTTGCTGGTGCTGCTGCAGGACAGTCTTATCAGCACTGCTGGCTCCCCCATGTTCTCTGAACTTGTCATGAAG TGTCTATGGAGAATGATCCGTTTCCTGCCACAGACCATCAACAGTATTAATCTGGACCGCATCCTGCTGGATGTGCACAACTTCATGAAGGTTTTCCCTAAAGAGAAGCTCAAACAGCTGAAGAGTGACGTTCCCCACCGGACGCTGAAGACGCTTCTGCACACGCTCTGCAGGCTCACCGGTGCCAAG ATATTAGATCACATGTCCATGATTGAGAACCGCAACGAGTCGGAACTGGAGGCGCATCTGAGACGGGTGGTCAAGCATTCGGCGAACCTCTCCGGACTCAAGTCTGACAAGAGCACAGAGAAGGGCGCCCTCAGATCG GATGACAAAGTGATCAAGGCCAAGGTGAGCGACATCCTTTCTGAGATCTTCAAAAAGATTGGCTCCAAGGAGAACACTAAAGAG GGTCTGACAGAGCTGTACGAATACAAGCAGAAGTACTCTGATGCAGACCTCGAGCCCTTCTTGAGGAACACGTCTCAGTTTTTCCAGAGTTACGTGGAGCGAGGTCTTCGCATGATTGAGTCGGAGCGTGAAGGAAAAGGCAGAATTCAGACCTCCACAG TTATCCCTCAGCACAGCACAGACTCGTATTTGCCGAGCTCCAGCACTGTACCCATCAGCAGTAATGGAGAAGATCTGAACGCTGCCGCCTACTACGAGAGACTGAAGATCTTACGGCAACGGCGTGGACTTGAGAACTCAACG CCAGAGGAAGACCGCCCTCCACTCAGCTCCCTGAGACCATCGGTGGCGTCCTCCACAGACATGCTCCACAGCAAACTGTCCCAGCTGAAGGAGTCCCGCGAGCACTTCCAGCAGGAGCAGTCGCACTCCCGCAGCCCCAGCCGCTCCTCCTCCCCCGCCTCCAACCTCGACGATCTCAAAAAGAGGCTGGAGAGGATAAAGAGCAACCGCCAGTAG